The segment ATTAAGCGGCTGGTGGTTTGGTTGGCTTCGTTGGTATATTCAATTTTTGTTAAACAATAATTGGTCAGGGCATATTGCAGGTCTGATAAATTATTGCTGTTTCTTTCGTTGCTGTTGTTCTGGTCAAATCGTGTACGCTCGGCAAGCAGGTTTACCTTTTCTTTTACATTATGCTTCAATACGGCTTTAATAATATCAATGGCTTCTGTATAATCTTTAACAAAGGAGGCATCTTTGTTTTTGAGTACTAGCTGCTCGGCCAGTATTAAAGCATTGGCCTGATTTTCGGTAAACATAACAGGAGGAATTTTATAACCTTCCATCAATGAATAACCTTTGCCTTCTTCTGCTACAATCGGAACGCCTGCTTGTTCCAATGCTCTTATATCTCTGTAAATGGTTCTGATACTCACCGAAAACTTATTGGCTAACTCGGGTGCTGTCAGCAATCGTTTAGTTTGCAATTGTGTTAATATAGCAGTCAGCCGCGAAAGTCGTTTGGTATCGTTGGTGGTCATTATTCGAACTATGAATTTTTAATGCTGTAATAGTAATAAAACATTTTCACATCAATGACTTTCTTCAAACCTTTTACCCATTCACAATTGGAGCCACTTTTTTTCCAATCAGCTCAATGGCTTGCATTAATTTATCATGTTGCAGTCCTGCGCTGTCCATTTGGAAAGTAAGGCGTGAAATGCCGCCCAATGCTTTTGCATGGCGTAGTATTTTTTCAGCTACTTCTTGGTAACCGCCAACCAGCAAAGCTCCCTTATCACCCATTTGTGCTTCAAAATGACTGCGTGTCATCGGTGGCCAACCTCGTTCTTTACCAATCTTGGTCATAGACTCTGCATAGCCGGGATAAAAATCGGCAATAGCTTCTTCGTTTGTATTGGCAACATAACCCAACGAATGCAAACCTACGGTTAGTTTCTCCGGTGCATGTCCTGCTTCGGCTCCCGCTTGTCGGTATAAATCAACCAACGGACGGAAACGATGTGTTTCACCACCAATGATAGCCACCATTAAGGGAAGGCCTAAAGTACCTGCACGCACAAACGATTCAGGTGTGCCTCCTACACCAATCCATACCGGCAACTTTTCTTGTAAAGGCCTTGGGTATACGGGTTGGTTATGCATGGCAGGCCTGAATTTACCTGACCAGGTAACAAATTCGTTATCGCGGATTTTAAGTAATAAGTTTAGCTTCTCTATAAAAAGCTCATCATAATGATCGAGGTTTAAACCAAACAAGGGAAATGCATCAATGAACGAACCACGCCCAACTACCATTTCGGCCCTGCCGTTTGAAATTAAATCTAAGGTAGCAAAACTTTGAAATACTCTTACGGGGTCGGCAGCACTTAATACGGTTACGGCACTTGTCAGTTTTATATTTTTGGTACGTGATGCAGCGGCAGCTAAAATCATGGCAGGGGCTGAATCTAAAAATCCTTTGCGGTGGTGTTCGCCAATGCCAAATACATCTAATCCCGAACGGTCGGCATGTTCAATTCTCTCTAATAATTGTGCTATTGCATCGGTATCACTCAGTCCGGCACTGGGTGTGTTTTCGCTGAACATGGCAGCAAAACTATCTATTCCTATTTCCATATAGCAATATTAACAAACCTTTCCTTATTTTAGTTTTTCATGTTCCTGATAAAAACAGACATAAAAAAGCGGTAGATTTTGCTACCGCTTTTTTTGTTAATGATTATTGTATTAAAAGGTTTGTGAGAAAAACACTTCTGTGAATTGTGTTTTATCAGCCGTGTAATAATCTTTGTTTGATAAATAAGAAGAACGATAACCAAGGTTTAGTGGAATAAAATTACCCAATACTACATTAAATGTTAATTCATATCCTGCTGAGTTTTGATCGAATGTTTTGTCCAATGCATCTCTTCTCACTTGTGAGAAATCGCCAAATACGTTTGCATTGATACGTTTTAAATAGAAAAGGCCTCCGAAGCCCCAATCAGGATAAAACAATGGCAAAGCATAGTTTATACTGTATACCATTTCCTGATCGCCCAGAATGGCAGTATAACCTCTTGCATGCTTAAAATTATCAATGAAGCGGTAGTCGTTTGTTAAGTCTTCTTTGTTAAAACCAGCCTCTAGCCTGATACCATGGTTGCGGATAATACCGGGAAGATATACGGTAGCCTGCGCTTGTAACTTAATGGCTTTATCTCCTGAAATATTTGTTCCGTAATATACATTTAGCGCTTGTCCAAAGCGTGGCATCAAGTTTTGTTTAGCTCTTCCTCTCAGGTGGGCAAAGTTAAATCCTCCTTCTAACATAGTAAGTGAGTTGGAGCCTGTTTGGTCCGAATCATTGATAGAGAAATCAGACGTTGAAATAAAACCGCCATTAACATAGGTACGTAACGAAGTGCTATATATACCATTGTACCATAATAATGGAAGCGATAATCCTGCTCCATAAATAGCTTCAGTAAATTTAATGGTGACTTTATCGCGCGCGCCACTTTCTGTTAAATTGGTTGGTTGTATAATCTGTCTTCCATTTACAGCTCCCATTACACCCAATGGCAAATAGTATTTAGAAAAGTCCAAACGTCCGGTTACATAGTTGGTATTTTCATTCAGGTTTCGGCCCGCTGTAATATCCAATCCAAAATCGTCCATGATATTGTTTATAGCCAATGTAACATGAATATCCTGTTGCGAAGGTATGAAGTTCCATGAGTGCAATTTTGGTGAGCGTATCAATCCTTTATAGTCTTTTGCTTCGTAAGTGGTTGTTGGAATTCTATTGTATAATTTACTTTCAATAGGTGTAGTCAATATTTTCCAGCGTGTTTGGTCTTCAGGTTCTACCAGTGTTATAGCTTGTGCCGATGCTAAGTTTACAGGTTGTGTTTGTATGGCATTACCCATATAACCCAATTCTATCATAGCGAGTGTTTTTTCATCGGCTGATATGGCAGGGTCGTTAGCGCCTACTTTAACAGAGGTTATTTGTTTTATTTGTTTATCGCCATTCAGACTTACTGCATATATATTATTGATTCCACTATAACTGGCTGAAAAATAAACAGCCTCTTTTCCTACACTGGTTGCACCAATAACATGTTGCGATAAGGGAGTCAATTCAGTAGTTGTTTTGCTTGCTATATCATACTTAAGCATTATTATCTGATGTCCTTTTTTAGCCAGGTATACAATGGCTTCATCGTCTTTTGTCCATTTAGGGTACGACAAAAAATCGTTGTCGGGGTTTGCAATACTTCCCATTTCTGCCCCGGTTTCTGCATTGATAAAAACAACTGTATTTTTCAATTCATTATCCGCTTTAACCGCTACTATTTGGTTACGTTTTGCCGAATATTGGGGAGAGAATAGTTTAGCGTGGCTGGTTATTTGTTTCTTTTCTTTGGTGGTAATATTATAAGTAAAAATATCAGAGTAGTTTCTGTTTAACCACCTCGGGTCGGTAGCGAGTTGTGTCCAGGCCGCTACATTGTTGTTTACTGATAAAAAAGATTCAGTAACGCCATAACCCAATACAACAAGCGAATTTTCTTTACCATCTTTCAGATGAACAATTTCTGCCGTTCTGTTATAGGCGTCTTTTCTGTATATCATACTTCCGTCCTCCAGGTAATGAGGCCATTCATAATTGGTCACAATTTTTTTAGGTTGTGCGGTTAGTTGGGTGGTAGGAATAATATTGATTGCTTTTAATTCATTGTCCCAAGTAGTAAGTAAAGTATCGTAAGTACGGTAATAGGTTTTTCTGCTGGTGTAACCCGAATGGCGTTTCATGGCACGCGAGAATGAATAGAATAATCCTTTATAGGCACTTCCATCTTTCAATATTTTACGCCATACATCGGGCCCTTGTTCGTTTCTTACCTGATGGAGCATAGCATATCCAAGTCTGTAATGATCGGGAACCAATGACCGGAGAGAACCATTACGCGCTTTTATATATGAATAGTTTTTATTGTTGAGCAGCAATGCACGTTGTTCCTGGAAAAAGTAAGGAGTTCTGCCTCTGCCTGCACCTGAAAACAATGTTTCTGTTTGTACGGCATCACCTTCCATATACCAATTTGGAACAGCAACAAGTTCAAGCAGCATCCAAAAAGTTTGCCCCCCAATAACATAACCTGCTTTGGTCAATCCTCTGCGACCATTGGCAAATTGCAGTGCATGGCGGTATTCATGAAAAGCAAGCCCATCAAGCCAATTAGGTGAGCCCAGCCAATTGAAATCCTGTATACCTGTTGCATAAAACTCACTTCGGTAAGGAGCAAGCCCTACATATCCGTTTGATATAACTTGGTTGGTTTGTAGCATCAGGTCAAGATGCTTTCGTTTTTCGCCAACAGTTACGCCTGCACTGTCGTGTATGAGGTTAATAATATTGGCCACGCGTGTAGCCTCTTTCAGGTTTGATTCAGGGAAAATTATTTTCACTGCTTTGGTGTCAAAATATTTCCATTTAATGTCGATAGGGTTATTTCCAAAAACTTTTTGGGAAGGGGGAATAACGACCTGTGCAAATGCGCCCAACTGTAGGGCACATATTGCGGATAGTAAGACTCTTTTCATATGTTTTAGTTTTAGGTTACAACTAATTTAGGTACAAATAGTTTTAAGTTGTACATTGTTTTTTTTGATAATAAAAACGAGCGTATTATACCTGTTTCAGTATTAATAAATTAGGGCTTACATCATTTGGAATTATTCTATGACATGTAGTATAAACCCAACATCCTTTTTTTGTGCATCCATAAACCTAATTCATAATTTACTATTTTGCGATATGATGCAAAGTACTTTTATAGAATATGTATTTCTTATATTAATGATTCTCGGGCTGGTGATGCTGGCTAACAAATTGCGTTTGGCTTATCCCATTGTGTTGGTTATCGGAGGACTGGGTTTGAGCCTTTTTTCTGATTTTTCATCTATTACCATTAACCCTGAATTGATATTTTTTATTTTTCTTCCACCGCTTTTGTATGAAGCAGCCTGGCAAATATCGTGGAAGGAGTTTTGGAAATGGAGGCGGGTTATTACGAGCTTTGCTTTCCCTATTGTTATTCTTACCTCAGGTGTTATTGCATTTGTATCTACTGCGCTTATCCCCGGCTTTACATGGGCTTTGGGTTTTTTGTTGGGTGGTATTATTTCTCCACCTGATGCTATTTCGGCCACTACTATTATGCGTCAGGTAAAAGTGCCTAAGTCGTTGGTGAGTATTGCAGAAGGGGAGAGCTTGTTGAACGATGCTTCCTCATTGATTGTTTTTCGTTTTGCATTGGCAGCAGTTATTACAGGGCAGTTTTATTTTCAACAAGCAGCGGGTAGTTTTCTGCTGGTAGTTGTATTGGGTATATTAATCGGATTGGCAGTAGGCTTTGTATTTTATGCTATCCATCGTTGGTTACCTGTAACACCAAGTATTGAAATTGTATTGACTTTTGTAACACCTTATTGCATGTATTATGCTGCAGAGTATTTTCATTTTTCAGGTGTGTTAGCGGTAGTGAGTGGTGGCTTGTTTTTATCGAGCAAACGCCAAAGCATGTTGAGCTATGTAAGCCGTATTCAAAGTGTAAATGTTTGGACAAGCAGTGTTTTTATCATGAACGGTTTAATCTTTTTATTGATAGGCTTGCAACTGAAATCAGTTATCAATCAGTTGGGCGATATTAGTTTGGCAACTGCTACCTGGTATGGTGTTGTTATATCTGCTATACTTATCGTAACCCGACTCATTTGTGCGTTGGGTGCTTCTGCATTTACCATGTTTATGAGTAACTTTATTACGGTAGCCGATGCTAATCCCGGATGGAAGTCGCCACTGGTTTTAGGTTGGGCAGGTATGCGAGGTGTTGTTTCTTTAGCTGCTGCATTGTCTATTCCGTTGCTTGCACAGAATAACCAGGCTTTTCCATATCGTAGTCTCATTATATTTATTACGTTTATTGTTATTATGGTCACATTGGTTTTGCAAGGCCTTACACTTCCTTGGTTGGTAAGGAAACTAAATATTACACCTTCTGCTTCCAGTGTGCCGGAACATGAGCAAGAAAAAATCATTCAGAAAAAAATATCACATCACTCGCTTCTATACTTAGAAGAAAACACAGGTAATGGCAGTGGGGAGAACGACCATTTAACAAACTTAAAAGCCCGCCTTAAAATAGAGCTCGACTTTTTTAGTCGTGAAATTGATGAG is part of the Bacteroidota bacterium genome and harbors:
- a CDS encoding YafY family protein, which translates into the protein MTTNDTKRLSRLTAILTQLQTKRLLTAPELANKFSVSIRTIYRDIRALEQAGVPIVAEEGKGYSLMEGYKIPPVMFTENQANALILAEQLVLKNKDASFVKDYTEAIDIIKAVLKHNVKEKVNLLAERTRFDQNNSNERNSNNLSDLQYALTNYCLTKIEYTNEANQTTSRLIEPFALLSTKENWLLVAWCRLRNEFRFFRLDRIKKTIIQNEKFTPHKMTLQEYFDKYH
- a CDS encoding Na+/H+ antiporter, with translation MQSTFIEYVFLILMILGLVMLANKLRLAYPIVLVIGGLGLSLFSDFSSITINPELIFFIFLPPLLYEAAWQISWKEFWKWRRVITSFAFPIVILTSGVIAFVSTALIPGFTWALGFLLGGIISPPDAISATTIMRQVKVPKSLVSIAEGESLLNDASSLIVFRFALAAVITGQFYFQQAAGSFLLVVVLGILIGLAVGFVFYAIHRWLPVTPSIEIVLTFVTPYCMYYAAEYFHFSGVLAVVSGGLFLSSKRQSMLSYVSRIQSVNVWTSSVFIMNGLIFLLIGLQLKSVINQLGDISLATATWYGVVISAILIVTRLICALGASAFTMFMSNFITVADANPGWKSPLVLGWAGMRGVVSLAAALSIPLLAQNNQAFPYRSLIIFITFIVIMVTLVLQGLTLPWLVRKLNITPSASSVPEHEQEKIIQKKISHHSLLYLEENTGNGSGENDHLTNLKARLKIELDFFSREIDESENAHKQLRNEYKEIYLGLLEHQRNVLDAINHKAEFDEELVRKYQALVDVEEYKIREKFHQ
- a CDS encoding LLM class flavin-dependent oxidoreductase gives rise to the protein MEIGIDSFAAMFSENTPSAGLSDTDAIAQLLERIEHADRSGLDVFGIGEHHRKGFLDSAPAMILAAAASRTKNIKLTSAVTVLSAADPVRVFQSFATLDLISNGRAEMVVGRGSFIDAFPLFGLNLDHYDELFIEKLNLLLKIRDNEFVTWSGKFRPAMHNQPVYPRPLQEKLPVWIGVGGTPESFVRAGTLGLPLMVAIIGGETHRFRPLVDLYRQAGAEAGHAPEKLTVGLHSLGYVANTNEEAIADFYPGYAESMTKIGKERGWPPMTRSHFEAQMGDKGALLVGGYQEVAEKILRHAKALGGISRLTFQMDSAGLQHDKLMQAIELIGKKVAPIVNG